A DNA window from Arachis hypogaea cultivar Tifrunner chromosome 18, arahy.Tifrunner.gnm2.J5K5, whole genome shotgun sequence contains the following coding sequences:
- the LOC112772445 gene encoding G-type lectin S-receptor-like serine/threonine-protein kinase At4g27290: MSKINRAWNSMGVLHPMVMAAYILVSSVTASNAVVSSVTASTAVVSSVTTSMAVNDSIGLSQYMIDGETLVSKNGLFELGFFRPGNSTKCYLGIWYKKMAMHAVVWVANRVNPINGFSGNLTMDNTGNLILKNNGSVVWSTASQREPRNPVAQLMDSGNLVIWNGGGAESNEILWQSFDYPTDTCLPGMKIGRNLQNGSDWRLTSWKSVDDPSPGNFSWGLALSDYPEFAIMNGTKKFSRIGPWNGLYFSGLPNLIADSNSGIIFIDVDNQNEIYYTSSSKNDSIISRVVINQTSKAYSRYVWVEKTHTWSVFESLPNDVCDNYNLCGAYGSCMTTAAQICRCLRGFRPKSPEAWNSSNWAQGCVHNEPLSCTGITESTDGFVKYTGLKLPDTERTRLIDTLDIGDCRALCLNNCSCTAYTNPDIRMGGVGCVMWFGDLFDIKLFQSGGQDLYIRMPASELDELQDSNNELQHRSKNNKVIIVSTVAAICGTFLLCVFVIYRFRRNSNEKSKIQEYMEGYVNDTDLPLFDLLTINIATNKFSLDNKIGQGGFGPVYKGKLEHGQEIAVKRLSHSSRQGMAEFITEVKLIAKLQHRNLVKLLGCCIQGEEKLLVYEYVVNGSLDTFIFDQAKSNLLDWPRRFLIIFGVARGLLYLHQDSRLRIIHRDLKASNILLDDKLNPKISDFGMARTFGGDQTEGNTNRVVGTYGYMAPEYAIDGLYSIKSDVFSFGILMMEIICGTKNRALCHANQTLNLIGYAWRLWKEEKALELIDSSIKESCVISEALRGIHVSLLCVQQYPEDRPTMASVILMLGSEIDLVEPKEPGFFPKRVSIEANSQLHQCEVSTNDELTVTSLDGR, translated from the exons ATGTCCAAAATAAACAGAGCTTGGAATTCAATGGGTGTTCTTCATCCCATGGTTATGGCTGCTTATATACTTGTTTCCTCTGTCACAGCTTCTAACGCAGTTGTTTCCTCTGTCACAGCTTCTACGGCAGTTGTTTCCTCTGTCACAACTTCTATGGCAGTTAATGATTCCATTGGTCTTTCCCAGTACATGATTGATGGTGAGACCTTAGTGTCCAAAAATGGATTATTTGAGCTTGGATTCTTCAGACCCGGCAACTCGACCAAGTGTTACTTGGGGATCTGGTACAAGAAAATGGCCATGCATGCTGTTGTTTGGGTTGCTAACAGGGTTAACCCCATCAATGGTTTCTCAGGAAACTTAACAATGGACAACACCGGAAATCTTATCCTTAAAAACAATGGCTCAGTTGTTTGGAGCACGGCCTCTCAAAGAGAACCACGGAATCCGGTGGCACAGCTCATGGACAGTGGCAATCTTGTGATATGGAATGGTGGAGGTGCAGAGTcaaatgaaattttgtggcaaaGCTTTGACTATCCAACTGATACATGTTTGCCAGGCATGAAGATAGGAAGGAATCTCCAAAATGGTTCGGATTGGCGATTAACATCTTGGAAGAGTGTAGATGATCCTTCTCCAGGTAACTTCTCTTGGGGGTTAGCCCTCAGTGATTATCCTGAGTTTGCCATCATGAATGGAACCAAAAAGTTCTCTCGGATTGGACCTTGGAATGGCTTGTATTTTAGTGGATTGCCAAACCTAATTGCTGATTCTAACTCTGGTATTATATTCATCGATGTCGACAACCAGAACGAGATATACTACACCTCTAGCTCCAAGAATGATTCTATCATCTCCAGAGTTGTAATAAACCAAACAAGTAAAGCGTATAGTCGGTATGTCTGGGTGGAAAAGACTCATACTTGGAGTGTTTTTGAGTCATTGCCTAATGATGTCTGTGATAATTATAACCTTTGCGGAGCCTATGGGAGTTGTATGACCACAGCAGCTCAAATTTGCCGTTGTTTAAGAGGTTTCAGGCCCAAGTCACCAGAAGCATGGAACTCATCAAACTGGGCTCAAGGATGTGTCCACAATGAACCATTAAGCTGCACTGGCATTACCGAAAGCACTGATGGATTTGTCAAATACACAGGCTTGAAACTACCAGATACTGAACGTACTAGGCTGATTGATACTCTTGATATAGGTGACTGCAGGGCTTTGTGCTTGAATAATTGCTCTTGTACGGCTTATACTAATCCAGACATAAGGATGGGTGGTGTTGGCTGTGTCATGTGGTTCGGCGATCTATTTGACATCAAACTGTTTCAATCTGGTGGACAAGATCTATACATCCGAATGCCTGCTTCTGAGTTAG ACGAACTTCAAGATTCCAACAATGAACTTCAACACAGGAGCAAGAATAATAAAGTGATCATTGTTAGCACCGTTGCTGCAATTTGTGGGACGTTCTTACTTTGTGTTTTCGTTATATATAGATTTCGAAGGAACAGTAATG AAAAATCAAAGATACAAGAGTATATGGAAGGCTATGTAAATGATACGGATCTACCACTATTTGATCTACTGACTATTAATATTGCCACTAACAAGTTCTCGCTCGATAATAAGATCGGACAAGGTGGTTTTGGACCTGTGTATAAG GGAAAATTAGAACATGGACAAGAAATTGCTGTTAAGCGACTCTCACATAGCTCTAGGCAAGGAATGGCTGAATTCATAACTGAAGTAAAACTAATTGCAAAACTTCAGCACCGTAATCTAGTAAAACTTCTTGGTTGTTGCATTCAAGGAGAAGAAAAATTGCTAGTTTATGAGTATGTGGTTAATGGTAGCCTAGACACCTTCATTTTTG atCAAGCAAAAAGTAACTTGTTGGATTGGCCTCGTCGCTTCCTCATAATATTTGGAGTTGCTAGGGGACTCTTGTATCTTCATCAAGATTCTAGACTGAGGATTATCCATCGGGATCTTAAAGCAAGTAACATTTTACTAGATGAtaaattaaatccaaaaatatcaGATTTTGGAATGGCCAGAACTTTTGGAGGAGATCAAACGGAAGGAAACACAAATAGAGTTGTTGGAACTTA TGGGTACATGGCACCAGAGTATGCTATCGATGGGCTATATTCTATAAAATCCGATGTCTTCAGCTTTGGCATACTTATGATGGAAATTATATGTGGAACCAAAAATAGAGCTCTTTGCCATGCAAATCAGACCCTTAATCTCATTGGTTAT GCTTGGAGGCTATGGAAAGAGGAGAAGGCTTTAGAGTTGATAGATTCAAGCATAAAGGAGTCATGTGTAATCTCAGAAGCATTGCGAGGCATCCATGTGAGTCTGTTGTGTGTGCAACAATACCCTGAAGATAGGCCTACAATGGCTTCTGTGATTCTCATGTTAGGAAGTGAGATAGATTTAGTTGAGCCTAAAGAGCCCGGCTTCTTTCCCAAGAGGGTTTCTATCGAAGCGAATTCGCAGCTACATCAATGTGAAGTATCTACAAATGATGAATTAACTGTTACCTCATTAGATGGCCGGTGA